AGAACGCCTTGAGGATCTTGCGCAGCTCGGGGTCGTTGCGCAGGTACTCCGGGGCCCGGCCGCCGGGGATGACGAGGGCCGCGTACTCGCCGGGGTCCACGTCGGAGAAGGCCAGGTCGGCGGGCCAGGTGTAGCCGGGCTTCTCGGTGTAGGTGTCGTAACCCGGCTCGAAGTCGTGGACGACGAAGCGGAGGGTCTTGCGGGAGGGGGCCGCGATGTGGACTTCGTAGCCCTCCTCGCGAAGGCGCTGGTACGGGTAGAGGACTTCCAGGGACTCCGCCGCGTCGCCGGTGACGATCAGGATCTTCGCGGGCATGTCGGCTCCTCCGGGTACTCCGGTGCTCCTGCACTCCTGGGCGGGACGCACTGTCCCTGGGCAACGTGCCAACACCGGGCGTGCTTGCCAAGGGGGCCGTCGCGGTTCCGGTCTGCCTCGACGTGCCTGGGCGTCAGGCGCCGGGGCCCCACCCGGTGGCAGGGTGCTGCCCTGCTCTCAGAGTGCGGTCGTGACCCTTCCGGCGCGACCGGACGCCCTCGCACACCAAATACGCCACCACCCCCCACCCCGCCCCTGTGCAGAACGTCAAACTTCGACCCTCGGTTTTGTACACATACGGCTCATGACGGGCCCCGGGTAAGGAGCGATAGCCTTGTGGCGTGATCAGCGCGATATCTCGCGGGGGCGATGCTGCCCCTGCCCTGCGCCCGGGTTGCACGGAACACCTCCGTGACCGGGCGGCGGTCGCTGGTCTTCGCGGGCGGGACGGGGCCGCAGGAGCCCCCGGGACGCCGGGGACACCCCTGGACACGGCGGCGCCGAGAGCAGCGTCACACCCTTCAGGCGTGTCGAGAATGGCCGAATTCCCTCCGCTCATCTCACCTCACGGCATAGCGTCGATGCGGACCGGACACCCCGGGCCGTGGCGTCGAGCCGGAGGGAAAGAGACCGTACTTCCTTCTACGTCACGCAACGGCGCGCGACAGGAGTCAGAGGACAATGCAGACCAAGCTGGACGAAGCCAAGGCCGAGCTGCTCGAGAGGGCTGCCCGGGTAGCTGAGAACAGCCCGGTCGGGGGGCACCTACCGACCGGGACCAAGGGCGAGGGCTCCCCGGACACCCCGGACAGCGAGTCCATGCTCGCGTTCCTCCAGCGCTACTACCTGCACACCGCCCCGGAAGACCTCACCGACCGCGACCCGGTCGACATCTTCGGCGCCGCGGTCTCGCACTACCGTCTCGCCGAGAACCGCCCCCAGGGCACGGCGAACGTGCGGGTCCACACCCCGACCGTCGAGGAGAACGGGTGGACCTGCAGTCACTCGGTCGTGGAGGTCGTCACCGACGACATGCCCTTCCTCGTGGACTCGGTCACCAATGAGCTCACCCGGCGCGGGCGCGGCATCCACGTGGTCATCCACCCGCAGTTCGTGGTCCGGCGCGACCTCACCGGCAAGCTGATCGAGGTCCTGCCGTCCGCGCCCGGCGCCGACCTGCCGCACGACGCGCACTTCGAGTCCTGGATCCACGTCGAGATCGACCGCGAGACCGACCGCGCGGACCTGAAGGAGATCACGGCCGATCTGCTGCGCGTGCTGTCCGACGTCCGTGAGGCCGTCGAGGACTGGGAGAAGATGCGGGACGCGGCGACCCGGATCGGCGCTGATCTGGAGAGCGAGCCCGTCCCCGCGGATCTGCCCCGGCCCGAGGTCGAGGAGGCCCGCGAGCTGCTGCGCTGGCTGGCCGACGACCACTTCACCTTCCTCGGCTACCGCGAATACGAGCTGCGCGAGGACGATACGCTCGCCGCCGTGCCCGGCACCGGTCTCGGCATACTGCGCTCGGACCCGCACCACGCCGAGGACGAGAAGCACCCGGTCAGCCCCTCCTTCGAGCGGTTGCCGGCCGACGCCCGCGCCAAGGCCCGCGAGCACAAGCTGCTCGTGCTGACCAAGGCCAACAGCCGCGCCACCGTGCACCGGCCGTCGTACCTGGACTACGTCGGCGTCAAGAAGTTCGACGCGGACGGCAATGTCGTAGGCGAGCGGCGTTTCCTCGGATTGTTCTCCTCCGCGGCCTACACCGAGTCCGTGCGCCGGGTCCCCGTCATCCGTCGCAAGGTCGACGAGGTGCTGGAGCGCGCCGGGTTCTCGCCGAACAGCCACGACGGCCGCGACCTGCTCCAGATCCTGGAGACCTACCCCCGCGACGAGCTGTTCCAGACGCCGGTGACCGAGCTGGAGCCCATCGCCACCTCGGTGCTCTATCTGCAGGAGCGGCGGCGCCTCAGGCTCTACCTGCGCCAGGACGAGTACGGCCGCTACTACTCGGCCCTCGTCTACCTGCCGCGCGACCGCTACACCACCGGTGTCCGGCTCAGGATCATCGACATCCTGAAGGAGGAGCTCGGCGGCATCAGCGTCGACTTCACCGCCTGGAACACCGAGTCGATCCTCTCCCGGCTGCACTTCGTGGTCCGCGTCCCGCCGGGCACCGAGCTGCCCGAGCTGTCGGACGCCGACAAGGACCGTATCGAGGCACGCCTGGTGGAGGCCGCCCGCTCCTGGGCCGACGCGTTCGCCGAGGCGCTGACCGCCGAGTGCGGCGAGGAGCGCGCGGCCGAGGTGCTGCGCCGCTACAACCACGCCTTCCCCGAGGGCTACAAGGCCGACCACAACCCGCGTGCCGCGGTCGCCGACCTGGTCCACCTGGAGCAGCTCAGCGAGGACAAGGCCTTCAGCCTGAGCCTGTACGAGCCGGTGGGCGCCGGGCCGGAGGAGCGCCGGTTCAAGATCTACCAGAAGGGCGGCTCGGTCTCCCTCTCGCACGTGCTGCCGGTGCTCAGCCGCCTCGGCGTCGAGGTCACCGACGAGCGGCCGTACGAGCTGCGTTGCGCGGACCGCACCACCGCCTGGATCTACGACTTCGGTCTGCGCGTGCCGAAGGCCGCGGGCGCCGCCGGGGAGCACCTCGGCGACGACGCCCGCGAGCGCTTCCAGGAGGCCTTCGCCGCCACCTGGACCGGCAAGGCGGAGAACGACGGCTTCAACGCCCTGGTGCTGAGCGCCGGGCTGACCTGGCGGCAGGCGATGGTGCTGCGCGCCTACGCCAAGTACCTGCGGCAGGCCGGTTCGACCTTCTCGCAGGACTACATGGAGGACACCCTCCGCAACAACGTCCACACCACCCGGCTCCTCGTCTCGCTGTTCGAGGCGCGGATGTCGCCGGAGCGGCAGAAGGCCGGGCTGGAGATCACGGACGCCCTGCTGGAGGAGCTGGACGCGGCCCTGGACCAGGTGGCGAGCCTGGACGAGGACCGGATCCTCAGGTCCTTCCTCACCGTCATCAAGGCGACCCTGCGCACGAACTTCTTCCAGGAGGCGCTCGGCGGCACGCCGCACGACTACGTCTCCATGAAGTTCGACCCGCAGGCCATCCCGGACCTGCCGGCGCCGCGCCCGGCGTACGAGATCTGGGTGTACTCGCCGCGTGTCGAGGGCGTGCACCTGCGCTTCGGCAAGGTCGCGCGCGGTGGCCTGCGCTGGTCGGACCGGCGTGAGGACTTCCGTACCGAGATCCTCGGCCTGGTCAAGGCGCAGATGGTGAAGAACACCGTCATCGTGCCGGTCGGCGCCAAGGGCGGTTTCGTCGCCAAGCAGCTGCCGGACCCGGGCCAGGACCGCGACGCGTGGCTGGCCGAGGGTGTCGCCAGCTACAAGACGTTCATCTCGGCGCTGCTCGACATCACCGACAACATGGTCGCCGGCGAGGTCGTGCCCCCGCAGGACGTCGTCCGGCACGACGGCGACGACACCTACCTCGTCGTCGCGGCCGACAAGGGCACCGCGACCTTCTCGGACATCGCCAACGGGGTCGCCGAGAAGTACAACTTCTGGCTCGGCGACGCCTTCGCCTCCGGTGGCTCGGCCGGTTACGACCACAAGGGCATGGGCATCACCGCGCGCGGCGCCTGGGAGTCCGTGAAGCGGCACTTCCGTGAGCTGGGCGTGGACACGCAGTCCGAGGACTTCACGGTCGTCGGCATCGGTGACATGTCCGGTGACGTGTTCGGCAACGGCATGCTGCTGTCCGAGCACATCCGCCTGGTCGCCGCCTTCGACCACCGGCACATCTTCATCGACCCGAACCCGGACGCGGAGACGTCGTACGCCGAGCGCCGCCGCCTGTTCGAGCTGCCCCGCTCCAGCTGGGCCGACTACAACACCGAGCTGCTGTCGGCGGGCGGCGGGGTCTTCCCGCGCAGCGCCAAGTCGATCCCGATCAACGCCCACATCCGCGAGGCCCTCGGCATCGAGGACAAGGTCGCCAAGATGACCCCGGCCGACCTGATGAAGGCGATCCTGCACGCGCCGGTCGACCTGCTGTGGAACGGCGGCATCGGCACGTACGTGAAGTCGTCGGTGGAGTCGAACGCCGATGTCGGCGACAAGGCCAACGACGCCATCCGTGTCGACGGCAAGGCCCTCCGGGTCAAGGTCGTCGGTGAGGGCGGCAACCTGGGTCTGACCCAGCTCGGCCGGATCGAGTTCGCCCTGCACGGCGGCAAGATCAACACCGACGCGATCGACAACAGCGCCGGTGTGGACACCTCCGACCACGAGGTGAACATCAAGATCCTGCTGAACGGCCTGGTCGCGGACGGCGACATGACCGTCAAGCAGCGCAACAAGCTGCTCGCCGAGATGACCGACGAGGTCGGCGCGCTGGTCCTGCGCAACAACTACGCGCAGAACACCGCCCTGGCCAACGCCCTGTTCCAGGCGGGCTCCATGCTCCACGCCCAGCAGCGGTTCCTGCGCCATCTGGTGCGCGAGGGCCACCTGGACCGGGCGCTGGAGTTCCTGCCGACCGACCGGCAGATCCGCGAGCGTCTCGCCCAGAGCCAGGGCCTGACCGGCCCGGAGACCGCCGTCGTCCTGGCGTACACGAAGATCACGGTCGCCGAGGAGCTGCTGCACACCTCGCTGCCGGACGACCCGTACCTGCGCAGCCTGCTGCACGCGTACTTCCCGACGGCCCTGCGCGAGCGCTTCGCCGAGGCCATCGACCACCACCCGCTGCGCCGCGAGATCACCACGACCGTGCTGGTCAACGACACGGTCAACACCGGTGGCACGACGTATCTGCACCGGCTGCGCGAGGAGACCGGTGCCTCCCTGGAGGAGATCGTCCGGGCGCAGACCGCGGCCCGCGCGATCTTCTCCTCGGCCCCGGTGTGGGACGCGGTGGAGGCCCTGGACAACAGGGTCGACGCGGCCGTCCAGACCCGGATCCGGCTGCACTCGCGCCGGCTCGTCGAGCGCGGCACGCGCTGGCTGCTCAACAACCGGCCGCAGCCGCTGCAGCTCGCCGAGACGGTCGAGTTCTTCGCCGAGCGGGTCGAGCGGGTCTGGCAGGAGCTGCCGAAGCTGCTGCGCGGCGCGGACCTGGAGTGGTACGAGCAGGTGTACGACGAGCTGTCCGCGGCCGGCGTCCCGGACGAGCTCGCCACGCGCGTGGCCGGGTTCTCCTCCGCCTTCCCGGCGCTCGACATCGTGTCGGTGGCCGACCGCATGGGCAAGGACCCGCTCGACGTCGCCGAGATCTACTACGACCTCGCCGACCGGCTCAACATCACCCAGTTGATGGACCGCATCATCGAGCTGCCCCGCGCCGACCGCTGGCAGTCCATGGCCCGCGCCTCCATCCGCGAGGACCTGTACGCGGCGCACGCGGCCCTCACCGCCGATGTGCTCGCGGCCGGCAACGGCACCTCCACTCCCGAGCAGCGCTTCAAGGCCTGGGAGCAGAAGAACGCGCCCATCCTGAGCCGGGCGCGTACGACCCTGGAGGAGATCCGCGGTTCGGAGACGTTCGACCTCGCCAACCTGTCGGTGGCGATGCGGACGATGCGGACGCTGCTGCGCACGCACTCGTAGCCGTACGGCAGTGAGAGCGCCCCGGGCCGACGCAGAAGCGGTCCGGGGCGTTCCGTTTCTTGCCGACCCTTAGCCAAAAAAGATCAGCGAATTTACCGTTTCCTGCTAATCGATGCCCTTCGGATAGGGTCGGCGCCGTGACTGTTCAACTCACCGAGACCCGCCCGGCACCAGCAACAGCGCCCGCGCCGGCTCCGGCTCCGGCTCGGCGGCCCGTCACGCGGGTCGTGCTGGAGGTCGTGAAATTCGGGATCGTCGGCGGCAGCGGTGTCCTCGTCAATTTCCTGATCTTCAACCTG
Above is a genomic segment from Streptomyces fodineus containing:
- a CDS encoding NAD-glutamate dehydrogenase; the protein is MQTKLDEAKAELLERAARVAENSPVGGHLPTGTKGEGSPDTPDSESMLAFLQRYYLHTAPEDLTDRDPVDIFGAAVSHYRLAENRPQGTANVRVHTPTVEENGWTCSHSVVEVVTDDMPFLVDSVTNELTRRGRGIHVVIHPQFVVRRDLTGKLIEVLPSAPGADLPHDAHFESWIHVEIDRETDRADLKEITADLLRVLSDVREAVEDWEKMRDAATRIGADLESEPVPADLPRPEVEEARELLRWLADDHFTFLGYREYELREDDTLAAVPGTGLGILRSDPHHAEDEKHPVSPSFERLPADARAKAREHKLLVLTKANSRATVHRPSYLDYVGVKKFDADGNVVGERRFLGLFSSAAYTESVRRVPVIRRKVDEVLERAGFSPNSHDGRDLLQILETYPRDELFQTPVTELEPIATSVLYLQERRRLRLYLRQDEYGRYYSALVYLPRDRYTTGVRLRIIDILKEELGGISVDFTAWNTESILSRLHFVVRVPPGTELPELSDADKDRIEARLVEAARSWADAFAEALTAECGEERAAEVLRRYNHAFPEGYKADHNPRAAVADLVHLEQLSEDKAFSLSLYEPVGAGPEERRFKIYQKGGSVSLSHVLPVLSRLGVEVTDERPYELRCADRTTAWIYDFGLRVPKAAGAAGEHLGDDARERFQEAFAATWTGKAENDGFNALVLSAGLTWRQAMVLRAYAKYLRQAGSTFSQDYMEDTLRNNVHTTRLLVSLFEARMSPERQKAGLEITDALLEELDAALDQVASLDEDRILRSFLTVIKATLRTNFFQEALGGTPHDYVSMKFDPQAIPDLPAPRPAYEIWVYSPRVEGVHLRFGKVARGGLRWSDRREDFRTEILGLVKAQMVKNTVIVPVGAKGGFVAKQLPDPGQDRDAWLAEGVASYKTFISALLDITDNMVAGEVVPPQDVVRHDGDDTYLVVAADKGTATFSDIANGVAEKYNFWLGDAFASGGSAGYDHKGMGITARGAWESVKRHFRELGVDTQSEDFTVVGIGDMSGDVFGNGMLLSEHIRLVAAFDHRHIFIDPNPDAETSYAERRRLFELPRSSWADYNTELLSAGGGVFPRSAKSIPINAHIREALGIEDKVAKMTPADLMKAILHAPVDLLWNGGIGTYVKSSVESNADVGDKANDAIRVDGKALRVKVVGEGGNLGLTQLGRIEFALHGGKINTDAIDNSAGVDTSDHEVNIKILLNGLVADGDMTVKQRNKLLAEMTDEVGALVLRNNYAQNTALANALFQAGSMLHAQQRFLRHLVREGHLDRALEFLPTDRQIRERLAQSQGLTGPETAVVLAYTKITVAEELLHTSLPDDPYLRSLLHAYFPTALRERFAEAIDHHPLRREITTTVLVNDTVNTGGTTYLHRLREETGASLEEIVRAQTAARAIFSSAPVWDAVEALDNRVDAAVQTRIRLHSRRLVERGTRWLLNNRPQPLQLAETVEFFAERVERVWQELPKLLRGADLEWYEQVYDELSAAGVPDELATRVAGFSSAFPALDIVSVADRMGKDPLDVAEIYYDLADRLNITQLMDRIIELPRADRWQSMARASIREDLYAAHAALTADVLAAGNGTSTPEQRFKAWEQKNAPILSRARTTLEEIRGSETFDLANLSVAMRTMRTLLRTHS
- a CDS encoding DJ-1/PfpI family protein — its product is MPAKILIVTGDAAESLEVLYPYQRLREEGYEVHIAAPSRKTLRFVVHDFEPGYDTYTEKPGYTWPADLAFSDVDPGEYAALVIPGGRAPEYLRNDPELRKILKAFFDSDKPVAQICHGPLLTAAIDSLRGRRVTAYPALEPDMQAAGAGFQDTEAVVDGTLVSSRAWPDHPAWMREFLKVLRATAPAS